From Vanrija pseudolonga chromosome 1, complete sequence, a single genomic window includes:
- the OPT2_2 gene encoding Oligopeptide transporter 2: MASYPAHTDIVVEDHGGGFDTPAEERDHEKLGVDHIENEKVSHNSSLEDVRARVLEYYGRSGGDGGDAEPAKDIDFIFEKVIEMTDERAVEILRSTIKYHTGDPNFLITTLEHLKRLVDGPQAAELSQADWSLEVRAEAAAIYYHSPYPEVRSVTDPFDDPTVPCETLRAYFLGLVFMCGATSLNTCECARDPENQLTTAVFSPRQPSISIGSNVLQLILAPTGQIMARILPDWGFTFRGKRHSLNPGPWTFKEQMLATIMFSVANGPGATYYVYLVQLLPQYLNQTWVSYGYEILLALATQCFGFGFAGLLRRFVIYPPSALWPQVLPTLALNRVLVKKEKQGEVVHGWRLTRYKFFLIAFALMFCYFWIPNLLFTALRSFNWMTWIAPHNFNLGMITGFYGGMGYNPWATFDWNVSGTGALVTPFFSQAQQYIARVLSGLIIIGMYYNNYVWSAYTPINSAEAFANNGKVYNVTKVMGDQGKIDVEKYKEYGPPYFSGANVFGQGAWFAWYPMTLFYYSIRHWNSLRRGFQELWWSIKSRGSRSIYEGQEDDAQTRMMKSYPEVPEWWFMIILLVSFAFGVAAVAAFPTYTPWWSILIVIAMSAVFLIPSTIMRAVANVGMGFNVLFQLLAGVWWAGNPLAQIVVTAFGETFNTQADNLVSDLKLAHYAKLPPRAVFRAQLTAVLINCFIFVSLLNWMVTSFNDGTLCTWGNKAHFVCTNAVLTYASAVVYGAFGVKNMFKLYPILPWTFLMGAVVGISVAVAQKWGPQITAWIQKRVPASFHKVLDTVLYRPIATLHWFDPPVFWSGALHWTNGSNLSYATNALYISFIFMYYIKRRYSAWWEKYNYILEAGFDVGVAVSGIIMTLVFNFAVRNVNIKWWGNTVATAGVDFQSYNQNASLLPIPESGYFGLSPSEFPLDW; the protein is encoded by the exons ATGGCAAGCTACCCTGCCCACACCGACATTGTGGTGGAAgaccacggcggcggctttgacacgccggccgaggagcgcgaccaCGAGAAGCTGGGTGTCGACCACATTGAGAACGAGAAAGTCTCGCACAACAGTTCGCTCGAGGATGTGCGTGCCCGAGTGCTCGAGTACTACGGCCGCtctggcggcgacggcggcgacgccgagccggcaaAAGACATTGACTTTATCTTTGAGAAGGTCATCGAGATgaccgacgagcgcgccgtcgagattCTGCGCTCGACCATCAAGTACCACACTGGCGATCCCAACTTCCTCATCACGACCCTCGAGCACCTTAAGAGGCTTGTCGACGGCCCgcaggcggccgagctctCCCAGGCCGACTGGAGCCTCGaggtccgcgccgaggccgcagcCATCTACTACCACTCGCCGTACCCCGAGGTCCGCTCCGTCACGGACCCGTTCGATGACCCGACCGTCCCGTGCGAGACGCTCCGCGCATACTTCCTCGGCCTGGTCTTCATgtgcggcgcgacgtcgctcAACACTTGTGAGTGTGCACGCGACCCGGAAAACCAACTCACCACCGCAGTCTTCTCGCCCCGCCAGCCGTCCATCAGCATCGGCTCCAACGTCCTCCAGCTTATCCTCGCCCCCACCGGCCAGATCATGGCCCGTATCCTGCCCGACTGGGGCTTCACCTTCCGCGGAAAGCGTCACTCGCTCAACCCCGGCCCATGGACCTTCAAGGAGCAAA TGCTCGCAACCATCATGTTCTCGGTCGCCAACGGCCCCGGCGCTACATACTATGTTTATCTGGTCCAGCTGCTGCCCCAGTACCTCAACCAGACCTGGGTATCGTATGGTTACGAAATCCTGCTTGCCCTCGCGACCCAGTGCTTTGGCTTCGGTTtcgccggcctcctccgTCGTTTCGTGATTTACCCTCCTTCCGCCCTCTGGCCACAGGTTCTCCCGACCCTTGCCCTTAACCGGGTCCTTgtgaagaaggagaagcaggGAGAGGTCGTGCATGGATGGAGACTTACGCGATACAAGTTCTTTTTGATCGCTTTTGCCCTC ATGTTCTGCTACTTTTGGATTCCTAATCTATTGTTTACGGCCTTGAGATCGTTCAACTGGATGACCTGGATTGCCCCGCACAACTTCAACCTCGGTATG ATTACTGGCTTCTACGGAGGCATGGGCTACAACCCGTGGGCTACGTTTGACTGGAACGTGTCGGGCACAGGCGCGCTGGTCACTCCCTTCTTCTCCCAGGCGCAGCAGTACATCGCCCGTGTTCTCTCCGGCCTGATTATCATCGGCATGTACTACAACAACTACGTCTGGAGCGCCTACACCCCTATCAACAGTGCCGAGGCGTTTGCGAACAACGGCAAGGTGTACAACGTCACCAAGGTCATGGGCGACCAGGGCAAGATCGACGTTGAAAAGTACAAGGAGTATGGCCCGCCCTACTTCTCCGGTGCCAACGTGTTCGGCCAGGGCGCCTGGTTCGCATGGTACCCCATGACCCTGTTCTACTACTCTATCCGTCACTGGAACTCGCTCCGCCGCGGCTTCCAGGAGCTCTGGTGGTCGATCAAGTCGCGTGGCAGCCGCTCCATCTACGAGGGccaggaggacgacgcgcagACACGCATGATGAAGTCGTACCCCGAGGTTCCTGAGTGGTGGTTCATGATCATCCTCCTCGTGTCCTTTGCCTTTGGTGttgctgccgtcgccgccttcccGACCTACACTCCTTGGTGGTCGATCCTCATTGTTATCGCCATGAGCGCCGTGTTCCTCATCCCCTCGACTATCATGCGCGCCGTGGCCAACGTCGGTATGGGCTTCAACGTCCTCTTCCAGCTGCTTGCTGGTGTCTGGTGGGCGGGTAACCCCCTTGCTCAGATCGTTGTCACGGCTTTCGGCGAGA CCTTCAACACCCAGGCGGACAACCTTGTCTccgacctcaagctcgcccACTACGCCAAGCTGCCCCCTCGTGCGGTCTTCCGTGCCCAGCTCACTGCTGTCCTGATCAACTGCTTCATCTTCGTCTCGCTCCTCAACTGGATGGTCACGTCGTTCAACGACGGTACCCTCTGCACCTGGGGCAACAAGGCCCACTTCGTCTGCACCAACGCCGTCCTCACGTACGCCTCGGCTGTCGTGTACGGCGCCTTCGGTGTCAAGAACATGTTCAAGCTGTACCCCATTCTTCCTTGGACGTTCCTCA tgggcgccgtcgtcggcatctcTGTCGCCGTTGCCCAGAAGTGGGGCCCTCAGATCACCGCCTGGATCCAGAAGCGTGTCCCCGCCAGCTTCCACAAGGTCCTTGACACGGTTCTATACCGTCCCATCGCCACGCTCCACTGGTTCGACCCTCCCGTCTTCTGGAGCGGCGCACTCCACTGGACCAACGGCTCCAACCTGTCGTACGCCACCAACGCCCTCTACATCTCCTTCATCTTCATGTACTACATCAAGCGCCGTTACTCGGCCTGGTGGGAGAAGTACAACTACATTCTCGAGGCTGGCTTTGACGTTGGCGTGGCGGTGAGCGGCATCATCATGACCCTCGTGTTCAACTTTGCGGTCCGCAACGTCAACATCAAGTGGTGGGGCAACACTGTGGCgacggccggcgtcgacttcCAGAGCTACAACCAGAACGCCAGTCTGCTCCCCATCCCCGAGTCGGGCTACTTCGGCCTCAGCCCGTCAGAGTTCCCCTTGGACTGGTAG